The Candidatus Nitronereus thalassa genome includes the window AGATGATTTACCGGGAGGGGCTCATGAATTTATTCCGATCAACCCTGGGGATACATTTCCCACGACACAGGAAGAGATATTTTTAGTATTCGGGCTCGTAACCGCATCCTATGATGAGGTCGCCCTGGCTACCCAATGCTACCTAGAAACTTCAGAAATCACCCTGGAGCAACAGCCATTGGCACAAGATCGCATCGTCATGGCCATGAGTGAACAAACTGGTTACTTTCTCCTATCTCCACCAGAAAAAGGCTGGCTTCCAGGTTTGTACCGCTGCGGATTGTTTGTGGGCAATACGATCACGGCCTATACTCACACCGACGAAGTACGGTTCCGCATTATCGAACCCACCCCGTCGACCTAACACCTGAACATGAAAAAAGGCCAACACCCCAAACACATATAACCATGTGCGAGAGGTTGGCCCTTTTCCTTGACCACAAGAGAACCGACCTGGCCTAGTGCGTGCCCCCCTCTTTAATATTCAACACCTTCACATCAAAATACAGTGTTTGCCCAGCCAGGGGATGATTGAGGTCGAGGATCGCCGTTTTGTCGCGAATCTCCGTCACTTTGGCATACATCGGTTTTCCAGTTGGATCTTGGCCTTCCAAGACTTGCCCGACCTTTAATGAATCACCAGGAAGCTGTTCTTTCGGCACTTCAATTATGGCCTGCGGATTCACTGGCCCATATCCTTCTTCCGGCGTGACCACGACCTGTTTTTCTTGGCCAACCGCCATCCCTTCCAATCGCTTCTCAAGACCAGGAATAATTTGCATCGAGCCCTGCGTAAAGACCAAAGGCTCGGCCGCGACATTGGTATCCACAATTTTTTTATCCTCCAACCGTAAGGTATATTCCAACGATACTTCTTTGCCATGAGAAATAGTCAAGGCCTGAGGAGCTTGGGCCAAGCTCAGGGAACTGATGTTGAACGTAAACACAACCAACCACAAGACAACTAAGACACGTTGAATCCGAGCGCGAAGGGACATGGGACAACTCTCCTTGTAATCACACCGACGTAAGAAAGAAAAAATAGGCTGGAAGTGTTCGCGGAAAAGGCGGAACAAACGGGACAGGCGTTCAGTCCCAGACTATTGGTGAACGGATAAAATTATCTTACCAAATACCTTAAGTAGGTTTCCAACAACCTGAAATGCTGGGGTTGTTGGCCAATCGGTTTACATTATGGAATGTCTCGAATTTGGATGGAATCGACCCGATGTTGCGCCAGGACATCTGAAATAATCACGACTTTTTCTCCCATTTGGAAATGTTCCCGTTCCTTTAAAATCCTAAAGGCCGTTTGCAACGTCTTTTCAGGGTCGGAGCTAAAATTAATTCTGAAGGGGAACACTCCGCGATTGAGTGTCATGGTCCGACGGGATTGACTCATGTTAGTGAAGGCATAAATATTGGTGAAAAATGGGCGACAATTTGAAACGAAGTCGGCCATGATTCCCCTTCTCGTGATCACAACAATCCCTTTGGCTTGCAAGCCTCCTGCAAGTTGGACGGCTGCGATGGCTAATTGTTGTTTATCTTTTGTCCGCTGCAAATTTTTCGCAAATTGCAATCCAGGGATCGCTTCGGTTTTGATTGCAATCTTTCGTAGGTGCTCAACACATTTAATCGGATATTTCCCCACCGTGGTTTCACCAGAAAGCATCACGGCATCCACTTCTTCATAAACCGCATTGGCCACATCCGTCACTTCCGCGCGAGTAGGGATCGGATTGTGAATCATCGACTCCAGAAGATGGGTCGCGACAATCACCCGCTTTCCATATTCCGCGCAGAGTCTGACGATTCGACGCTGGACGTTTGGTAAATCCTCCAGGTTGATTTCTGCTCCCAAATCTCCTCGAGCCACCATAATGCCATCGGCTTCCTGAATGATGTCTTCCAGGTTGCGCACCCCTTCCTGGTCTTCAATTTTCGCAATAATTTTTACCCTCCCGGCTTTGTGGCCCATGAGGTGTCGTAACCGTCGAATATCCTCAGCTTCTCTAACAAACGACAGGGCAATAAAATCCACATCCGCCGCCAAGCCAAACGCAATATCCTGTTCGTCCTTTTGCGTAATCGCCGGAAGATTGACACGTATGCCTGGCAAATTAACATGGCGTTTACTTTTCAACACCCCCCCATCAATGACACGACACTGCATGAGACGATCTCTTTTCTCCAGGATTTCAAAATTAATCAACCCATTATCCACAGTAATTTTGTCACCCACGTTTACCGACTCCATAATTTCGGCATAGTTGATGTGAATAGAACTTTCCTCCACA containing:
- a CDS encoding peptidylprolyl isomerase, which gives rise to MSLRARIQRVLVVLWLVVFTFNISSLSLAQAPQALTISHGKEVSLEYTLRLEDKKIVDTNVAAEPLVFTQGSMQIIPGLEKRLEGMAVGQEKQVVVTPEEGYGPVNPQAIIEVPKEQLPGDSLKVGQVLEGQDPTGKPMYAKVTEIRDKTAILDLNHPLAGQTLYFDVKVLNIKEGGTH
- the pyk gene encoding pyruvate kinase; amino-acid sequence: MQKTRIICTIGPATESYEMLRKMYDAGMDIVRLNMSHGTHESHTKVIKHIKTLNKKVEFPIPILLDTQGPEIRTGDLVQDLNLQEGTIVSIAARGPLDVEESSIHINYAEIMESVNVGDKITVDNGLINFEILEKRDRLMQCRVIDGGVLKSKRHVNLPGIRVNLPAITQKDEQDIAFGLAADVDFIALSFVREAEDIRRLRHLMGHKAGRVKIIAKIEDQEGVRNLEDIIQEADGIMVARGDLGAEINLEDLPNVQRRIVRLCAEYGKRVIVATHLLESMIHNPIPTRAEVTDVANAVYEEVDAVMLSGETTVGKYPIKCVEHLRKIAIKTEAIPGLQFAKNLQRTKDKQQLAIAAVQLAGGLQAKGIVVITRRGIMADFVSNCRPFFTNIYAFTNMSQSRRTMTLNRGVFPFRINFSSDPEKTLQTAFRILKEREHFQMGEKVVIISDVLAQHRVDSIQIRDIP